A region from the Streptosporangium sp. NBC_01756 genome encodes:
- a CDS encoding fumarylacetoacetate hydrolase family protein — translation MKLVRHWSGSAPKPGLIDASGRLRDLSGHIPDLAGEALGRAGISRLAALDEESLPLVPAEARLAPPVAGTRNFIAVGLNYRDHAQETGMDVPAEPVLFSKAAGALTGPYDDVFIPDGAARVDWELELAIVIGERVYRADEAEAERAIAGYCICNDVSERDWQLGGTGQWLKGKSAPTFGPLGPWLVTTEELSDVSALAMSLTLNGDLMQKSSTAEMIFPPVFLISYISRFMVLEPGDVVTTGTPAGVGMAHGRYLRPGDVMRLDIDGLGHQRQVVR, via the coding sequence ATGAAACTCGTTCGCCACTGGTCGGGCTCGGCGCCCAAGCCTGGCCTCATTGACGCCTCGGGCCGGCTCAGAGACCTGTCCGGACACATCCCCGATCTCGCGGGTGAGGCGCTGGGGCGGGCTGGGATCTCACGCCTTGCCGCCCTCGACGAGGAATCGCTGCCGTTGGTCCCGGCCGAGGCGCGACTCGCACCGCCCGTCGCGGGCACCCGCAATTTCATCGCCGTGGGACTGAACTACCGCGACCACGCCCAGGAGACGGGCATGGATGTCCCCGCGGAGCCCGTCCTGTTCAGCAAGGCAGCTGGCGCCCTCACCGGTCCGTACGACGATGTGTTCATCCCGGACGGCGCTGCACGGGTCGACTGGGAGCTCGAATTGGCCATCGTCATCGGTGAGCGCGTCTATCGCGCGGACGAGGCCGAGGCGGAGCGGGCCATCGCCGGCTACTGCATCTGCAACGACGTCTCCGAGCGTGATTGGCAGCTGGGCGGCACCGGCCAGTGGCTGAAGGGCAAGAGCGCGCCGACGTTCGGCCCGCTGGGCCCCTGGCTCGTCACCACCGAGGAGCTGAGCGATGTGTCCGCGCTCGCGATGTCGCTGACCCTCAACGGAGACCTCATGCAGAAGAGCAGCACCGCGGAAATGATCTTTCCACCGGTTTTCCTGATCTCCTACATCTCGCGGTTCATGGTGCTGGAGCCGGGGGACGTCGTGACGACCGGCACGCCCGCGGGGGTCGGGATGGCGCATGGCCGCTATCTGCGGCCCGGCGACGTCATGCGCCTGGACATCGACGGTCTCGGACACCAGCGGCAGGTCGTCCGATGA
- the cnbZ gene encoding 2-amino-5-chloromuconate deaminase CnbZ, which yields MVYAAGAGSGYRYLPGVGQYSAGVVADPAYGIVRVQFPAPVPLRAAFGVAERIIGGAGRPLTALCSWELRSPRPFTESSFTAFNAEYIALLDEWGVIGTSGANPVARSNVCPTVDPVLEPSAHAFAFTVPAQAGTVQYVVSGSAESPEGLGEYRDHMVAYQDVSADGLLAKVRFVTAALKSRMDGLGVSGHPPRVVQVYTIHDVQRLLAGAVMAPLRCTDSVTWHPHRPPVVDLEYEMDCRSVGAEYLAGSGGIAG from the coding sequence ATGGTGTATGCAGCCGGCGCGGGATCCGGTTACCGGTACCTGCCAGGGGTTGGGCAGTACTCAGCGGGCGTCGTGGCGGACCCCGCGTACGGGATCGTCCGTGTCCAGTTCCCGGCACCCGTGCCGCTCCGTGCCGCCTTCGGCGTGGCAGAAAGGATCATCGGCGGTGCGGGCAGGCCGCTGACCGCCCTGTGCTCGTGGGAGTTGCGGTCACCCCGGCCGTTCACGGAGTCGTCGTTCACCGCGTTCAACGCTGAGTACATCGCCTTGCTGGACGAGTGGGGCGTGATCGGAACCAGCGGCGCCAATCCGGTGGCGCGCAGCAACGTCTGCCCGACCGTCGATCCGGTGCTGGAACCGAGCGCTCACGCGTTCGCGTTCACCGTACCGGCGCAGGCCGGCACCGTGCAGTACGTGGTGTCGGGAAGCGCGGAGTCTCCCGAAGGGCTCGGCGAGTACCGGGATCACATGGTCGCCTATCAGGACGTCTCCGCCGACGGCCTGCTGGCCAAGGTGCGGTTCGTGACGGCCGCGCTGAAGAGCCGGATGGACGGGCTGGGCGTGTCCGGCCATCCTCCGCGAGTCGTCCAGGTCTACACGATCCACGACGTCCAGCGGCTGCTGGCAGGTGCGGTGATGGCCCCTCTGCGCTGCACGGACAGCGTGACCTGGCACCCGCACCGTCCGCCTGTGGTCGATCTGGAGTACGAGATGGACTGCCGCTCGGTGGGCGCCGAATACCTCGCCGGCTCCGGGGGGATCGCCGGATGA
- a CDS encoding MmyB family transcriptional regulator has protein sequence MPQSTIRARELGELLRSRRERLQPADVGLPTGARRRTRGLRREEVAQLAAISSTYYTYLEQGREMRPSRQVLDALSAALLLDAAERSHIHELIHGAPPAETPSVAETLSPAVVSLVDRLDPCPAYVTGRCWDVLASNRAARALWTDWPSRPPEARNLLWWMFTDPGARQVMVDWPAEASALLGRFRSAAARHPGDPGFSTLLERLHAASPEVREWWPQHRVVPLSSGTKRLRHPALGEIELEHVVLQLADNPEQKLVTFNAADQLQAWISQLL, from the coding sequence ATGCCTCAGTCCACGATCAGGGCCAGGGAGCTGGGAGAGCTGCTCCGCTCCCGCCGCGAGCGGCTCCAGCCCGCCGATGTCGGTCTGCCCACGGGGGCTCGCCGCCGCACCCGCGGCCTGCGCCGGGAAGAGGTGGCCCAACTCGCCGCCATTTCCTCGACGTACTACACCTACTTGGAACAGGGCCGCGAAATGCGCCCCTCACGCCAGGTGCTCGACGCGCTCTCGGCGGCCCTGCTGCTCGACGCCGCCGAGCGCAGCCATATCCACGAACTCATCCACGGAGCCCCACCCGCCGAAACACCCTCCGTCGCTGAAACGCTTTCACCTGCCGTCGTCTCGCTCGTCGACCGGCTCGATCCGTGCCCGGCCTATGTCACCGGCCGGTGCTGGGACGTGCTGGCCTCCAACCGGGCCGCTCGCGCATTGTGGACCGACTGGCCCTCCCGGCCGCCGGAAGCCCGCAACCTGCTCTGGTGGATGTTCACCGACCCAGGCGCCCGCCAGGTGATGGTCGACTGGCCGGCCGAAGCATCCGCACTGCTCGGCCGATTTCGCAGTGCCGCGGCACGGCACCCTGGCGATCCCGGCTTCAGTACGCTGCTCGAGCGCCTGCACGCGGCGAGCCCCGAGGTAAGAGAGTGGTGGCCACAGCACAGGGTCGTACCCCTGAGCTCGGGCACCAAGCGGCTACGCCATCCCGCCCTCGGGGAGATCGAGTTGGAGCACGTCGTGCTCCAACTCGCCGACAATCCCGAGCAGAAACTGGTTACTTTCAACGCTGCCGACCAGCTCCAAGCTTGGATCTCCCAGCTGTTGTAG
- a CDS encoding LysR family transcriptional regulator, with the protein MLETPAMRYFREVARTGSIARAADSLFIAPSAISRQLRLLEEHLGVEVFTRGSKGMVLTASGELLLGFADQQLTTAAQLLVELTSGCHKTTGQVTVATVEAPLISFVPQALAEVASTHPDIVVNVVAAGSNDVAALVAENRADLGLVFGPVPRSDVAELVAHPLPLFVMVAPGHPLSARPRCDLTDLLDVRLALPDKSFGIRQEVERAAAEHHVRLSVAYETNSLALLRELAVRTGVAIFMPIEGARPELDAGLLTTVAIDDRRLTSTRITLISRLAASGSPALTVVRDALTVAMRGSSRR; encoded by the coding sequence ATGCTCGAGACCCCGGCGATGCGTTACTTCCGTGAAGTGGCACGCACCGGCTCCATCGCCCGTGCCGCAGACAGCCTGTTCATCGCGCCCAGCGCCATCAGCCGGCAGTTGCGCCTGCTGGAGGAGCATCTCGGTGTCGAGGTGTTCACCCGCGGGTCCAAGGGCATGGTGCTCACCGCTTCGGGTGAGCTCCTGCTCGGGTTCGCCGACCAGCAGCTCACCACGGCCGCACAACTGCTCGTGGAGCTGACCTCAGGGTGTCACAAGACCACTGGTCAGGTCACGGTGGCGACGGTCGAGGCGCCGCTCATCAGCTTCGTTCCCCAAGCGCTGGCCGAGGTCGCCTCCACCCACCCGGACATCGTGGTGAACGTCGTAGCGGCGGGGTCCAACGATGTGGCGGCCCTCGTCGCCGAGAACCGGGCCGACCTGGGCCTGGTGTTCGGCCCGGTCCCACGCTCGGACGTGGCGGAACTGGTGGCCCACCCCTTGCCACTGTTCGTCATGGTCGCGCCCGGCCATCCGTTGTCGGCCCGGCCGCGGTGCGATCTGACCGACCTCCTCGACGTACGGCTCGCGCTCCCGGACAAGTCCTTCGGCATCCGCCAGGAGGTCGAGCGCGCCGCCGCCGAACACCACGTCCGGCTGAGCGTTGCCTACGAGACCAACTCGCTGGCCCTCCTGCGCGAGCTCGCCGTCCGAACAGGGGTGGCGATCTTCATGCCGATCGAAGGCGCCCGCCCCGAACTGGACGCAGGGCTGCTCACCACGGTCGCCATCGACGACCGGCGGCTCACGAGCACCCGCATCACTCTGATCAGCAGGCTGGCGGCAAGCGGTTCCCCGGCACTGACAGTGGTGCGCGACGCCTTGACAGTCGCGATGCGCGGTTCGTCGCGACGATAG
- a CDS encoding DUF1214 domain-containing protein — protein MYNLPDRHLAANPIGRYSIGDRTPGLHYADDGSLTLTVQADEPADPTQHANWLPTPEDGPFTVIYRLYGPDPAAINGTWTFPTIQPTT, from the coding sequence ATGTACAACCTGCCCGACCGGCACCTGGCCGCCAACCCCATCGGCCGCTACTCCATCGGCGATCGCACACCCGGCCTCCACTACGCCGACGACGGCTCGTTGACCCTCACCGTCCAAGCCGACGAACCCGCCGACCCGACCCAGCACGCCAACTGGCTGCCCACCCCCGAAGACGGCCCCTTCACCGTCATCTACCGCCTCTACGGCCCCGACCCCGCCGCCATCAACGGGACCTGGACCTTCCCCACCATCCAGCCAACCACCTGA
- a CDS encoding dienelactone hydrolase family protein, producing MNVMNTNVGMTGPYAIRTEHVDIPVGDRPPMAAYIARPTAPGPFPGVLVGMELFGVDAGVRNVCDQLAGLGFVALAPDFHHRTAPGSELPRDPAGRERGFELLGLMTRTTVLSDVRAAIDHLHAAGSKRVSMVGLSLGGHIAYLAATEFDLAAVVVFYGGWLPTTDIPISRPEPTLSLTPKITGRVLFLVGEVDHVVPPEQQREITDALREAGIRHEMVVYPGIGHGFLHADPTTASDAWRRVHTLLTSVEG from the coding sequence ATGAACGTCATGAACACAAACGTCGGCATGACCGGGCCGTACGCTATCCGCACCGAACACGTCGACATCCCGGTGGGCGACAGGCCGCCGATGGCGGCCTACATCGCCCGGCCAACGGCTCCCGGCCCGTTCCCGGGCGTCCTGGTGGGCATGGAGCTCTTCGGCGTCGATGCCGGTGTCCGCAACGTCTGCGACCAACTCGCGGGGCTCGGGTTCGTGGCCCTCGCTCCGGATTTCCACCACCGGACCGCCCCCGGCAGCGAACTGCCCCGCGACCCCGCGGGGCGGGAGCGAGGCTTCGAACTGCTGGGGCTGATGACACGCACCACGGTTCTCAGCGACGTGCGCGCCGCCATCGACCACCTTCACGCGGCCGGTAGCAAACGCGTCAGCATGGTCGGGCTGAGCCTGGGCGGTCACATCGCCTACCTCGCGGCCACCGAGTTCGACCTCGCCGCGGTAGTCGTCTTCTACGGCGGCTGGTTGCCGACCACCGACATCCCGATCAGCCGGCCCGAACCGACACTGTCACTGACCCCAAAGATCACCGGGCGTGTCCTCTTCCTCGTCGGCGAGGTAGACCACGTCGTCCCGCCCGAACAGCAACGCGAGATCACAGACGCACTGCGCGAGGCTGGCATACGTCACGAGATGGTCGTCTACCCCGGTATTGGGCACGGCTTCCTCCATGCCGATCCGACCACGGCATCCGACGCGTGGCGTCGCGTCCACACGCTGCTGACCAGCGTCGAAGGCTAG
- a CDS encoding mannitol dehydrogenase family protein, which translates to MRLSRATLSRVAPAARPLAEPRVTGVVHLGIGAFHRAHQAVYTERAMAVTGDDRWGICGASQRSTDVVDRLRPQDCLYGVRAGDEVRVVGSVREVLAPGDDLAARLAAPETAVVTLTITEKGYRRDPLPGGPPTTAGRLVAGPSTASGRLVAEPSTMIGRLVAGLRARAAADAGPLTVVSCDNLPDNGATLAGLVAELCEPRLLQWVEENVRFPATMVDRIVPATTQADLDDMAVRLGVTDLGAVATEPFTQWVIEDSFAGDRPAWDRAGALLVDDVRPYERMKLRLLNGGHSAIAYLSGAAHVSEAVGDPAFTGFLRRLMDDDLSPTLDGLDGFDLAGYKESLLTRFANPGLRHRVAQIAADGSQKLPQRLLDPARDRLAGGHEPRWIALVVAGWMRHVTTARELDDPLADRLRGDETASAAATVKRLLAIEEIFGADLREHRVFRELVTDSLERLDADGVPAALRALAAGPS; encoded by the coding sequence GTGAGGCTCAGCCGCGCCACCCTGTCCAGGGTCGCGCCCGCCGCGCGCCCGCTCGCGGAGCCGCGCGTCACCGGCGTCGTGCACCTGGGCATCGGCGCCTTCCACCGGGCCCACCAGGCCGTCTACACCGAGCGCGCCATGGCCGTGACCGGCGACGACCGCTGGGGCATCTGCGGAGCCAGCCAGCGCAGCACCGATGTGGTCGACCGGCTCCGCCCCCAGGACTGCCTGTACGGCGTGCGCGCCGGCGACGAGGTCCGCGTGGTCGGATCCGTGCGCGAGGTGCTCGCCCCCGGTGACGACCTCGCCGCACGGCTGGCCGCACCGGAGACCGCGGTCGTCACGCTGACCATCACGGAGAAGGGGTACCGCCGCGACCCGCTGCCCGGCGGGCCGCCCACCACGGCGGGGCGGCTCGTCGCCGGGCCGTCCACCGCGTCCGGGCGGCTCGTCGCGGAGCCGTCCACCATGATCGGGCGGCTCGTCGCCGGGCTGCGCGCCCGTGCCGCCGCGGACGCGGGCCCGCTCACCGTCGTCTCCTGCGACAACCTCCCCGACAACGGCGCGACCCTCGCCGGACTCGTGGCAGAGCTGTGCGAGCCGCGGCTGCTCCAGTGGGTGGAGGAGAACGTCAGGTTCCCCGCCACCATGGTGGACCGGATCGTCCCCGCGACCACCCAGGCCGACCTGGACGACATGGCCGTCAGGCTCGGCGTGACCGACCTGGGCGCGGTCGCCACCGAGCCGTTCACGCAGTGGGTGATCGAGGATTCCTTCGCCGGGGACCGGCCGGCCTGGGACAGGGCGGGCGCACTCCTGGTGGACGACGTCCGGCCGTACGAGCGCATGAAGCTGCGTCTGCTCAACGGCGGTCATTCGGCCATCGCCTACCTGTCGGGCGCGGCGCACGTGTCCGAGGCCGTGGGCGATCCCGCGTTCACCGGGTTCCTCCGCCGGCTGATGGACGACGACCTCTCGCCCACCTTGGACGGACTGGACGGGTTCGACCTCGCGGGGTACAAGGAGTCGCTGCTGACCAGGTTCGCCAACCCCGGCCTGCGGCACCGCGTCGCGCAGATCGCGGCGGACGGCTCGCAGAAGCTGCCGCAGCGCCTGCTCGACCCGGCGCGCGACCGGCTGGCCGGCGGGCACGAGCCCCGGTGGATCGCGCTGGTCGTGGCCGGGTGGATGCGGCACGTCACCACGGCACGCGAGCTGGACGACCCGCTGGCCGACCGGCTGCGCGGCGACGAGACCGCCTCCGCCGCGGCGACCGTGAAACGCCTGCTGGCGATCGAGGAGATCTTCGGCGCCGACCTCCGGGAGCACCGGGTCTTCCGCGAGCTGGTCACGGACTCCCTGGAGCGGCTCGACGCCGACGGCGTCCCCGCCGCCCTCCGCGCGCTCGCGGCCGGTCCGTCGTGA
- a CDS encoding alpha/beta fold hydrolase encodes MPTARSHGFKISYEVFGDGPPVVLHPGMLQDGAHWAHSGYTPALTAAHTVIAIDPLGLGASDAPREIEAYSLQHRVDYVTAVLDDVGADRAAFWGYSLGAMTGYAVAAHAPERLTRLVAGAYDPINGFRSAVDQAIRELGLPADIDAYEIVKQGALADPYQAVLVDAGDLGAFRANYDAFSREPGLATELAACGVPILMYAGTADPWHDPMRAFAERASAGFFSLPAADHKGGWDRSADVLPHVLPFLAEDRASHLRP; translated from the coding sequence GTGCCCACCGCACGCAGCCATGGTTTCAAGATCTCCTACGAGGTGTTCGGGGACGGCCCGCCGGTCGTGCTGCATCCGGGCATGCTCCAGGACGGCGCGCACTGGGCCCACAGCGGATACACTCCGGCCCTGACCGCCGCCCACACGGTGATCGCCATCGATCCGCTGGGACTGGGCGCAAGCGACGCACCGCGCGAGATCGAGGCATATTCCTTGCAGCATCGGGTCGACTACGTCACCGCCGTGCTCGACGATGTCGGCGCTGACCGGGCCGCGTTCTGGGGCTATTCGCTGGGCGCCATGACCGGCTATGCGGTCGCGGCGCACGCGCCCGAACGCCTGACCCGGCTGGTCGCCGGCGCCTACGATCCCATCAACGGCTTTCGCTCCGCGGTCGACCAGGCGATTCGGGAGCTCGGTTTGCCCGCCGACATCGATGCCTACGAGATCGTTAAGCAGGGGGCTTTGGCTGATCCGTATCAGGCCGTCCTGGTCGACGCCGGGGACCTGGGCGCCTTCCGCGCCAATTACGATGCGTTCTCACGCGAGCCCGGCTTGGCCACCGAGTTGGCGGCCTGCGGGGTGCCCATCTTGATGTACGCGGGCACGGCCGATCCCTGGCACGACCCGATGCGGGCGTTCGCCGAACGCGCCAGCGCGGGTTTCTTCTCCCTGCCGGCCGCTGACCATAAGGGCGGCTGGGACAGATCCGCCGATGTGCTCCCCCACGTACTGCCGTTCCTGGCCGAGGACAGGGCCTCACATCTCAGGCCGTGA
- a CDS encoding GNAT family N-acetyltransferase — MSSNSPHFLQIISPHGMRPDLRRELIACWTAVANTGGAVGFAFPPVTELEVIPVADQLIAGLDAKYSRLIVATVDDRVAGWLHLHRYTDPLVPHWGTVQRVQTHPDHRGRGYGKALMAKVREVARDELGLEHLRLEARGGAGLEKFYVSLGWEEIGRWPGALRFGPGEDRDEVLMLLRNL; from the coding sequence ATGAGCAGTAACTCGCCCCATTTCCTGCAGATCATTAGCCCGCATGGCATGAGGCCCGACCTCCGCCGCGAACTGATCGCCTGCTGGACAGCGGTCGCGAACACCGGAGGCGCAGTCGGCTTCGCCTTCCCACCGGTCACAGAGTTGGAGGTCATCCCGGTCGCCGACCAACTGATCGCCGGGCTTGATGCGAAATACAGCCGATTGATCGTCGCGACCGTGGATGACCGGGTGGCAGGCTGGCTTCATCTGCACCGCTACACAGACCCGTTGGTCCCGCACTGGGGCACGGTCCAACGAGTTCAGACCCACCCTGACCACCGCGGCCGGGGATACGGCAAGGCATTGATGGCCAAGGTCCGCGAGGTAGCCCGCGATGAACTCGGCCTGGAACACCTACGCCTGGAAGCCCGCGGCGGGGCCGGACTGGAGAAATTCTACGTCTCCCTTGGCTGGGAGGAGATCGGTCGCTGGCCCGGCGCGCTCCGCTTTGGCCCCGGAGAGGATCGTGACGAAGTCCTGATGCTCCTGCGGAACCTCTGA
- a CDS encoding threonine/serine dehydratase — MSLPVAAADIRAAWARISGHTRRTPVIQIRGDDVGLATDAHLNLKLELLQHTGSFKPRGAFNNILSVLDGIGEAGVAAASGGNHGIAVAYAARRLGLHATIFVPATVSPLKLAAIKELTDHVIVTGGDYDEAQRVCADHAHDSGAHEVHPFGVPATVAGQGTIALEWDEQTPGLDTVLVAVGGGGLISGLASWWHGDHVNVVGVEPRGSRALHAALEAGGPVDVAVDSVAADSLGPRNVGDLVHRICSQAVSHVVLVDDGDIVHTQAALWRALRLPAEAGGATALAALLSGAYRPRPGERVGVLVCGGNTDPRLLTP, encoded by the coding sequence ATGAGCCTTCCAGTCGCCGCCGCGGACATCCGGGCGGCCTGGGCGCGGATCTCCGGCCACACCCGCCGGACGCCGGTCATCCAGATCCGCGGGGACGACGTGGGTCTTGCGACCGACGCGCACCTGAACCTGAAACTGGAGCTGCTGCAGCACACCGGCTCCTTCAAACCGCGCGGCGCCTTCAACAACATCCTGTCCGTACTCGACGGCATCGGCGAGGCCGGGGTCGCGGCGGCCTCGGGCGGCAACCACGGCATCGCCGTCGCGTACGCGGCCCGCCGCCTCGGCCTCCACGCGACGATCTTCGTGCCGGCCACGGTGAGCCCCTTGAAACTGGCCGCCATCAAAGAGCTGACCGACCACGTGATCGTGACCGGCGGCGACTACGACGAGGCCCAACGGGTCTGCGCGGACCACGCGCACGACTCCGGCGCGCACGAAGTGCACCCCTTCGGCGTGCCCGCGACGGTCGCCGGCCAGGGCACCATCGCCCTGGAGTGGGACGAGCAGACGCCCGGACTCGACACCGTCCTGGTCGCTGTGGGCGGCGGCGGGCTGATCTCGGGGCTCGCCTCGTGGTGGCACGGCGACCACGTCAACGTCGTGGGAGTCGAACCCCGCGGCTCCCGTGCCCTGCACGCGGCGCTCGAAGCCGGAGGTCCCGTGGACGTCGCCGTCGACTCCGTCGCCGCCGACTCGCTGGGCCCGCGCAACGTCGGAGATCTCGTTCACCGAATCTGCTCGCAAGCCGTCTCGCACGTCGTCCTGGTCGACGACGGCGACATCGTCCACACCCAGGCCGCGCTGTGGCGGGCCCTTCGGCTCCCGGCGGAGGCCGGCGGCGCCACCGCGCTGGCCGCCCTGCTCAGCGGCGCCTACCGGCCTCGCCCCGGTGAGCGCGTCGGCGTGCTGGTGTGCGGCGGAAACACCGATCCCCGTCTGCTGACCCCCTGA
- a CDS encoding 6-phosphogluconolactonase — protein sequence MTATNTDPVTKRVAGRLDVRIFSDRAESGAAAARAAVAALRTALADRDEARVVFAAAPSQRETLAGLRAAEGIDWSRVVVFHMDEYIGLPADAPQRFGRFLHHELWNTVRPGAVHVIEPGDDPEAESARYAELLGRGPIDLVCLGIGDNGHLAFNDPPVADFADPLAVKVVELDDACRRQQVSDGCFATLAEVPERAITLTVPALMAGRTLVATVPGANKKAALAAALDGPVTESCPASVLRTHPDCTLFADLEAYQW from the coding sequence GTGACAGCCACGAACACGGACCCCGTGACCAAACGGGTGGCCGGACGCCTCGACGTCCGGATATTCAGCGACAGGGCGGAGTCAGGCGCCGCGGCGGCGCGTGCCGCGGTTGCCGCGCTGCGCACGGCGCTCGCCGACCGCGACGAGGCCAGGGTGGTCTTCGCGGCCGCGCCCTCGCAGCGGGAGACGCTGGCCGGCCTGCGCGCGGCCGAGGGGATCGACTGGTCCAGGGTCGTCGTCTTCCACATGGACGAGTACATCGGCCTGCCCGCGGACGCGCCCCAGCGGTTCGGCCGCTTCCTCCACCACGAGCTCTGGAACACCGTACGGCCGGGCGCGGTCCACGTGATCGAACCGGGCGACGACCCGGAGGCGGAGAGCGCGCGCTACGCCGAGCTCCTCGGCCGCGGCCCGATCGACCTGGTCTGCCTGGGCATCGGCGACAACGGCCACCTGGCGTTCAACGATCCGCCGGTGGCCGACTTCGCCGACCCCCTCGCGGTCAAGGTCGTCGAGCTCGACGACGCCTGCCGGCGGCAGCAGGTCAGCGACGGGTGTTTCGCCACACTCGCGGAGGTGCCCGAACGGGCGATCACGCTGACCGTGCCCGCGCTGATGGCCGGACGCACGCTGGTCGCCACCGTGCCCGGCGCGAACAAGAAGGCCGCGCTCGCCGCAGCGCTCGACGGGCCGGTCACCGAGAGCTGCCCCGCCTCCGTCCTGCGCACCCACCCGGACTGCACGCTCTTCGCCGATCTGGAGGCCTACCAGTGGTAA
- a CDS encoding winged helix-turn-helix transcriptional regulator, giving the protein MSQRNTAVTDQLTAPTDASSPEDCPLPEVLALIGDKWSAQVMVQLGEGPHRFTQLERAIEGISRRMLTVSLRNLERNGLITRTVYPDSPPRVEYATTALVEDIRAPLEALAAWARHAGPVIAAARHAYDNCH; this is encoded by the coding sequence TTGTCGCAACGGAACACCGCGGTAACAGACCAGCTCACAGCCCCCACCGATGCGTCCTCGCCCGAGGACTGCCCACTGCCTGAGGTCCTGGCCCTGATCGGGGACAAGTGGAGCGCTCAGGTAATGGTCCAACTGGGTGAGGGCCCGCACCGGTTCACTCAACTGGAACGGGCGATCGAGGGCATCAGCCGGCGGATGCTGACAGTGAGCCTGCGCAACCTGGAACGCAACGGGCTGATCACCCGCACCGTCTACCCCGACTCCCCACCCCGGGTGGAATACGCCACCACAGCTCTGGTCGAGGACATACGCGCTCCACTGGAGGCTCTCGCGGCATGGGCCCGCCACGCCGGCCCCGTCATCGCCGCAGCCCGCCACGCCTACGACAATTGCCATTAA
- the manD gene encoding D-mannonate dehydratase ManD, with translation MVITDAKVIVTSPGRNFVTLKITTSDGVTGIGDATLNGRELAVASYLRDHVCPLLIGRDPARIEDTWQYLYRGAYWRRGPVTMSAIAAVDTALWDIKGKVAGLPVYQLLGGRSREGVTVYGHANGETIPEVLDEVAKYVDLGYRAVRVQCGVPGLDATYGVSKDKMFYEPADAKLPSEAVWSTERYLRVVPELFAAVRDRFGYDLHVLHDIHHRLTPIEAGRLGSRLEEYAPYWLEDPVPAELQEGFRLIRQHTTAPIAVGEVFNSIWDCEQLIREQLIDFIRATVVHAGGITHLRRIFDLAALHHVRTGSHGATDLSPVCMSAALHLDIAVPNFGLQEYMRHTEATDEVFPHGYHFADGYLHPSEEPGLGVDIDEKLAARYPYEPAYLPVNRLTDGSMHNW, from the coding sequence GTGGTAATCACCGACGCCAAGGTCATCGTCACCAGCCCGGGCAGGAACTTCGTCACCCTGAAGATCACCACTTCGGACGGGGTCACCGGCATCGGCGACGCGACGCTCAACGGCAGGGAGCTCGCGGTCGCGTCCTACCTGCGCGACCACGTCTGCCCGCTGCTCATCGGCCGCGACCCCGCACGCATCGAGGACACCTGGCAATACCTCTACCGCGGCGCGTACTGGCGGCGCGGCCCGGTCACGATGTCCGCGATCGCGGCCGTCGACACCGCGTTGTGGGACATCAAGGGCAAGGTCGCCGGGCTGCCCGTCTACCAGCTGCTCGGCGGGCGCTCGCGCGAGGGCGTCACGGTGTACGGCCACGCCAACGGCGAGACGATCCCCGAGGTGCTCGACGAGGTCGCGAAGTACGTCGACCTCGGCTACCGCGCGGTCCGCGTGCAGTGCGGCGTCCCCGGTCTCGACGCGACCTACGGGGTCAGCAAGGACAAGATGTTCTACGAGCCCGCCGACGCCAAGCTGCCGAGCGAGGCCGTCTGGTCGACCGAGCGCTACCTGCGCGTCGTGCCCGAGCTGTTCGCCGCGGTCCGCGACCGCTTCGGCTACGACCTGCACGTCCTGCACGACATCCACCACCGGCTCACCCCGATCGAGGCCGGCAGGCTCGGTTCCCGGCTGGAGGAGTACGCGCCGTACTGGCTGGAGGACCCGGTGCCCGCCGAGCTCCAGGAGGGGTTCCGGCTGATCAGGCAGCACACCACGGCACCGATCGCGGTCGGCGAGGTGTTCAACTCGATCTGGGACTGCGAGCAGCTGATCCGCGAGCAGCTCATCGACTTCATCCGGGCCACGGTCGTCCACGCGGGCGGGATCACCCACCTGCGGCGGATCTTCGACCTCGCCGCGCTCCACCACGTGCGCACCGGCTCGCACGGCGCCACCGATCTCTCCCCCGTCTGCATGTCGGCCGCGCTCCACCTGGACATCGCCGTCCCCAACTTCGGCCTCCAGGAGTACATGCGGCACACCGAGGCCACCGACGAGGTGTTCCCGCACGGGTACCACTTCGCCGACGGCTACCTCCACCCGAGCGAGGAGCCCGGCCTCGGCGTCGACATCGACGAGAAGCTGGCCGCCCGCTACCCCTACGAACCGGCCTACCTGCCGGTCAACCGGCTGACGGACGGGAGCATGCACAATTGGTGA